The proteins below are encoded in one region of Bremerella sp. P1:
- a CDS encoding metallophosphoesterase, whose amino-acid sequence MAVLMLIAGIGHLAIWTRLHCMIHSLPYKQWLIDLGEYTCYLMSVLIPALFLFWWMQQPLNPQVTANEPVQYSTIYYVWLVYGVISIVAFVVAALFWLIYQRDTHIASNYFNERLLASFDFSDLAPQLLTSTSTQFASLLPGNEILRLEVDRKEIFLPRLPQELDGFTITHLSDLHLKGHMSEEFYRKVVAQANDLQSEMIVIAGDIFDRTKCFPWSRTLAALSAECGVYFILGNHEVRTGDPDGCRKTLVDEGFIDLGGRHMTLMIRGYPVVLAGNELPWHIPAADMKSLDESQFDQRPLRILLSHTPDQISWARSFDFDLMLAGHNHGGQIRMPGIGAIVSPSWYGTRYSGGVFYFDPTLLHVSRGISGTSPLRWNCPPEITQLVLRRADQT is encoded by the coding sequence ATGGCGGTATTGATGTTGATTGCAGGCATCGGGCACCTGGCGATTTGGACTCGACTGCACTGCATGATCCATAGTTTGCCGTACAAGCAGTGGCTGATCGATCTCGGGGAATATACCTGCTATCTCATGTCGGTGCTGATTCCGGCTCTTTTCCTTTTCTGGTGGATGCAACAGCCGCTCAATCCCCAGGTCACTGCCAACGAACCCGTTCAGTACTCAACGATCTACTACGTCTGGCTGGTTTATGGCGTCATCAGTATCGTCGCCTTCGTCGTGGCAGCCCTATTTTGGTTGATTTATCAGCGTGATACCCATATTGCGTCGAACTACTTCAACGAACGACTTCTGGCATCGTTTGATTTTTCGGATCTTGCTCCACAGTTACTGACCTCGACAAGCACGCAATTCGCCAGCCTGCTTCCCGGCAACGAGATTCTTCGCTTAGAAGTCGATCGAAAAGAGATCTTCCTCCCCAGGCTTCCCCAAGAATTGGACGGTTTCACCATCACGCACCTTTCTGACTTGCACCTGAAAGGTCACATGTCGGAAGAGTTCTATCGCAAGGTGGTCGCTCAGGCCAATGATCTTCAAAGCGAGATGATTGTTATCGCTGGGGATATCTTTGATCGCACCAAGTGCTTTCCTTGGAGCCGAACGCTCGCGGCGCTGTCTGCTGAATGCGGAGTCTACTTCATCCTTGGCAATCACGAGGTACGAACCGGTGATCCGGACGGTTGCCGGAAGACGCTCGTCGATGAAGGTTTCATCGACCTGGGTGGACGTCACATGACGCTAATGATCCGAGGCTACCCGGTTGTTCTCGCAGGCAATGAGCTTCCCTGGCACATACCTGCCGCAGATATGAAATCGCTGGACGAGTCACAGTTTGACCAGCGTCCATTGCGAATCCTTTTGTCTCATACACCAGACCAAATCAGCTGGGCAAGATCGTTCGACTTCGACCTGATGCTGGCCGGGCATAATCATGGTGGCCAGATTCGCATGCCAGGTATCGGCGCGATTGTCAGTCCAAGTTGGTATGGCACACGATACTCTGGCGGAGTGTTCTACTTTGATCCGACGCTGCTGCATGTCAGTCGCGGCATCAGCGGTACCAGCCCTTTACGTTGGAACTGTCCGCCGGAGATCACGCAGTTAGTTCTTCGGCGAGCCGATCAGACGTAG
- a CDS encoding VWA domain-containing protein: MDLPGLVPVFAPLESPSRMFGVDVAFNKPWFLLLLAGLPLLWFFSFRSISGLGRVRRFFALGLRSLVYLLLVFCLAEMQLRHSSDRVTVIYVLDQSESIPREKRAAMVQYVVKDVVEHRQAARGDRAGVVVFGREAAIEVPPYDDNLPIQQGRLEAMMQVRTDATNLEGALKLAQASFSEDTAKRVVIVTDGNETYGDATNIARQLAESGIGIDVVPVELSSRAEVAVEKISLPSDIRKGQPVQVNVVLNNMTEASAEDDGKVSGKVVVVRKHGKREDVLIEQPMELEPGKKVLTFEHTIDQSDFYTYEARFVPDDRLDDSMPQNNLASAFAHVRGEGSVLLIEDWENPGEFDFLISRLRANNIEVEVMPSNGLFTSLAELQRFDCVILGDVPRASGAGAGDVSSFSDQQIEMLVRNTQQMGCGLLMIGGPRAFGAGGWSNTEIEKSMPVDFNIKDAKVVPVGALVMMMHASELAQGNYWQKVVAREALKALGPQDYCGLIHWSGNDQWMWGAPDGLIPVGPNRNQMLARLNRMTPGDMPQFDPAMKMSLAGFNAIQAKGANVAIKHMIVISDGDPSPPNPATVMGYVNANIKITTVAIGTHGPAGSTPLRQLAAQTGGKYYAVTDPKALPRIYQREARRIAQPLIKDHPGMVPITYPHEVLEGIEGFPSFDGYVMTTVKDNALVDVGMVAPVPAEHPENATVMATWTYGVGRTGVLTTDAGKRWANKWTAWEGYDKFFTQFVRYAMRPTDNQGNFTVASEVKDGKVRVVVTATDEKDEYLNFLKLSGTAVDPEMESKDFQLEQVASGRYVGEFPADKSGSYFLSILPGPGEAPIRTGANVPYSAEFRQQRLNSALVDSLAALKPAGGEVGQVIDGDFAIGRVEELLDVDTFRHTLPKAISSQHIWPILLVLCGLVFFEDVFVRRVTLGTEWIKHSYQWVHARVFGAPEKEDEEDRMERLRMIKERATADYDERKSSARFEVGLDQPGETSAVDEELAAKTPASSGPPKKSKQMADTSPDDDSYTSRLLKAKKQARKRPGGNLDDNDSS; this comes from the coding sequence GTGGATCTACCTGGTCTCGTCCCTGTTTTCGCACCCCTGGAGTCACCCAGCCGCATGTTTGGCGTCGATGTTGCGTTCAACAAGCCTTGGTTTTTGCTGCTGCTGGCCGGGCTGCCGCTCTTGTGGTTCTTCAGCTTTCGTAGCATTTCGGGGCTGGGCCGCGTGCGAAGATTCTTCGCGCTAGGTCTGCGTTCGCTGGTGTACCTGCTGCTGGTCTTTTGCCTGGCCGAGATGCAGCTACGACACTCAAGTGATCGGGTAACGGTTATCTATGTTCTGGATCAATCAGAGAGTATTCCTCGCGAGAAACGTGCCGCCATGGTGCAGTACGTTGTGAAGGATGTCGTCGAGCACCGCCAAGCCGCGCGCGGAGATCGAGCCGGCGTCGTTGTATTTGGTCGAGAAGCTGCGATCGAAGTTCCTCCCTACGATGACAACTTGCCGATCCAGCAAGGGCGTCTGGAAGCCATGATGCAGGTTCGTACCGATGCGACGAACCTAGAGGGTGCATTAAAACTCGCTCAGGCATCGTTCTCGGAGGATACGGCCAAGCGTGTGGTGATTGTCACCGACGGAAACGAAACATACGGCGACGCGACGAATATTGCCCGGCAACTTGCTGAAAGCGGAATTGGTATCGACGTGGTCCCTGTCGAACTGTCGAGTCGGGCCGAAGTGGCGGTCGAGAAGATTTCCCTTCCTAGCGACATCCGCAAAGGTCAGCCGGTACAGGTCAATGTGGTCCTGAATAACATGACCGAGGCATCCGCAGAGGACGACGGAAAGGTAAGTGGCAAAGTTGTCGTCGTCCGAAAGCACGGGAAGCGGGAAGATGTGCTCATCGAGCAGCCGATGGAACTCGAGCCTGGCAAAAAGGTGCTGACGTTCGAGCATACGATTGACCAGAGTGATTTCTACACGTACGAAGCTCGATTTGTTCCGGATGATCGCCTCGACGATTCGATGCCGCAGAACAACCTGGCCTCGGCTTTCGCGCACGTTCGTGGCGAAGGATCAGTGCTGCTGATCGAAGACTGGGAAAACCCTGGTGAGTTTGATTTCCTGATCTCGCGTCTCCGCGCGAACAACATCGAGGTGGAGGTCATGCCCAGCAATGGGTTATTCACTTCGCTTGCTGAATTGCAACGCTTTGATTGTGTCATTCTGGGTGATGTTCCCCGGGCCAGTGGAGCCGGGGCAGGGGACGTGTCGAGCTTTAGCGATCAGCAGATCGAGATGCTTGTCCGCAATACGCAGCAGATGGGCTGCGGACTGCTGATGATCGGTGGTCCAAGAGCTTTCGGCGCTGGTGGTTGGTCGAATACCGAAATCGAGAAGTCGATGCCTGTCGACTTCAACATCAAGGATGCCAAGGTCGTGCCGGTGGGTGCCTTGGTGATGATGATGCACGCTTCCGAACTTGCCCAGGGCAACTACTGGCAGAAGGTTGTGGCTCGCGAAGCGTTGAAGGCCCTGGGTCCGCAAGACTATTGCGGACTGATTCACTGGAGCGGCAACGATCAATGGATGTGGGGAGCACCAGACGGCCTGATCCCGGTCGGTCCCAACCGGAATCAGATGTTGGCCCGCCTCAACCGCATGACTCCCGGTGACATGCCGCAGTTCGACCCGGCCATGAAGATGTCGCTGGCAGGCTTCAATGCTATTCAGGCAAAGGGGGCGAATGTCGCGATCAAACATATGATCGTGATCAGCGATGGGGACCCTTCGCCGCCCAACCCGGCGACAGTGATGGGTTACGTCAATGCAAATATCAAGATCACTACAGTCGCTATCGGAACGCATGGTCCGGCTGGTAGTACTCCCTTGCGACAATTAGCTGCTCAAACCGGCGGAAAGTATTACGCCGTGACCGATCCGAAAGCGCTGCCACGGATCTATCAGCGCGAGGCCAGGCGAATCGCACAACCGCTGATCAAAGACCATCCTGGAATGGTTCCGATCACCTATCCGCACGAGGTTCTGGAAGGGATCGAGGGCTTTCCATCCTTCGACGGTTACGTGATGACGACCGTTAAGGACAATGCCTTGGTCGATGTCGGAATGGTCGCGCCCGTTCCGGCCGAGCACCCAGAGAATGCGACCGTTATGGCAACATGGACCTATGGGGTTGGACGGACAGGCGTGCTGACAACCGACGCAGGCAAACGCTGGGCGAACAAGTGGACCGCGTGGGAAGGCTACGACAAGTTCTTCACCCAGTTCGTTCGCTACGCGATGCGACCGACCGACAATCAAGGGAACTTCACAGTTGCCAGCGAGGTCAAGGATGGCAAGGTCCGCGTGGTAGTGACTGCCACCGATGAGAAGGATGAATATCTCAACTTCCTGAAACTTTCCGGCACAGCGGTCGATCCCGAAATGGAGTCGAAGGACTTCCAGTTGGAGCAGGTCGCATCGGGACGTTATGTGGGTGAGTTCCCTGCGGATAAGTCAGGAAGCTATTTCCTTTCGATCTTGCCGGGACCGGGCGAAGCACCGATTCGCACCGGAGCCAATGTCCCTTACTCGGCGGAATTCCGTCAGCAGCGTTTGAATTCGGCACTGGTCGATAGCCTTGCGGCGCTCAAGCCGGCAGGGGGTGAAGTTGGCCAGGTGATCGACGGCGACTTTGCGATTGGACGCGTCGAAGAATTGTTGGACGTCGATACGTTTCGGCACACACTTCCCAAAGCGATCAGCAGTCAGCACATTTGGCCCATTCTTTTGGTCCTCTGCGGGCTCGTCTTCTTCGAGGACGTCTTTGTTCGACGTGTCACCCTGGGTACCGAGTGGATCAAGCACAGCTACCAATGGGTACATGCTCGTGTGTTTGGTGCTCCTGAGAAAGAAGACGAAGAAGATCGGATGGAACGTCTACGCATGATCAAAGAGCGTGCGACGGCCGACTATGACGAGCGGAAATCGTCTGCAAGATTTGAAGTAGGCCTGGATCAACCTGGCGAAACATCGGCGGTCGACGAAGAACTGGCTGCAAAGACGCCGGCTTCCAGCGGTCCGCCCAAGAAATCAAAACAGATGGCAGATACGTCGCCGGATGACGACTCGTACACTTCGCGTCTGCTGAAAGCGAAGAAACAAGCACGCAAGCGTCCTGGCGGAAATCTGGATGACAACGATTCGTCGTAG
- a CDS encoding prolyl hydroxylase family protein — protein sequence MHRETFYYDYVYVIHDFLNLAECARYIEMAEGIGFCEAPISTSEGTVIRKDIRNNLRLMSDDPETAEMLWQRIHPWVIDPWRHRRAIGLNERLRFYKYEPGQSFAPHFDGRYRRSEFEKSDFTFLVYLNDDFEGGGTRFFQPQAFRIAPKAGSALLFHHPQLHEGEVVSSGVKYVLRSDVMYRSNNPEHDG from the coding sequence ATGCATCGCGAGACATTCTATTACGACTACGTCTACGTCATTCATGATTTCTTGAATCTGGCAGAATGCGCACGCTACATCGAGATGGCCGAAGGGATTGGCTTCTGCGAGGCGCCCATTTCGACATCGGAAGGGACCGTTATTCGGAAGGATATCCGCAATAACTTGCGTCTGATGTCGGATGATCCGGAAACCGCCGAAATGCTGTGGCAGCGAATCCATCCGTGGGTGATCGATCCTTGGCGACATCGCCGCGCAATTGGTTTGAATGAGCGTCTTCGCTTTTATAAGTATGAACCGGGGCAGTCGTTTGCTCCTCACTTCGATGGTCGCTATCGGCGAAGCGAATTCGAGAAAAGTGACTTCACCTTTCTTGTGTACTTGAACGATGACTTCGAGGGGGGCGGTACCAGGTTCTTTCAGCCGCAAGCGTTCCGGATTGCTCCAAAAGCCGGTAGCGCCCTACTGTTTCATCATCCCCAACTCCACGAAGGGGAAGTCGTTTCAAGTGGTGTGAAATACGTACTTCGTAGCGACGTGATGTACCGCAGTAACAATCCAGAGCATGACGGCTAA
- a CDS encoding AAA family ATPase — protein sequence MSVAESMQQQADEFRSRYQAVKEQIQKVIVGHEDIVHGVLTCLFVGGHCLLEGVPGLGKTLLIRTLSQALDLNFSRIQYTPDLMPADILGTNMVMETPDGRRIFEFQKGPIFTQICLADEINRATPKTQSAMLETMQEGCVTVGGHRYELDKPFFVLATQNPIEQEGTYPLPEAQLDRFMFKLVVGYSSADDLGTIIDRTTKGTRVEAEKVMEGSEIMKWQQVIREVILAKHVQDYIVRLTLATHPEGPLALPITNQYLRWGSSPRGAQTLALTAKVRALLDGRYNVSYEDVRRVYLPAMRHRVILNFEAQAEGLDTDHVLLELLEKVPEKADDAVLASVAK from the coding sequence ATGAGTGTCGCTGAATCGATGCAGCAGCAAGCTGACGAATTTCGCAGTCGCTATCAGGCCGTCAAAGAGCAAATTCAGAAGGTGATCGTCGGGCATGAAGATATTGTCCATGGCGTACTGACATGTCTTTTTGTCGGTGGGCACTGCTTACTGGAAGGTGTTCCCGGGCTGGGGAAGACGCTGCTCATTCGAACGCTTTCGCAGGCGCTTGATCTGAACTTCAGTCGTATCCAATACACCCCAGACTTGATGCCGGCCGATATTCTGGGCACCAACATGGTGATGGAAACGCCAGACGGTCGACGCATATTCGAGTTCCAGAAAGGACCGATCTTCACGCAGATCTGTCTGGCAGACGAAATCAACCGAGCCACGCCCAAGACCCAGTCGGCCATGCTGGAAACGATGCAGGAAGGTTGCGTCACGGTGGGTGGTCATCGGTACGAACTAGATAAGCCCTTCTTCGTGCTGGCCACTCAAAACCCGATTGAACAGGAAGGGACCTATCCGCTTCCCGAGGCTCAGTTGGACCGTTTCATGTTCAAGCTGGTCGTGGGCTATTCGTCAGCTGACGATCTGGGCACCATCATCGATCGCACCACCAAAGGAACCAGGGTGGAAGCAGAGAAGGTGATGGAAGGGTCCGAAATAATGAAGTGGCAGCAGGTCATCCGCGAGGTAATTCTGGCCAAGCACGTCCAGGACTACATCGTACGATTGACCTTGGCGACGCATCCGGAAGGTCCTCTGGCTCTTCCGATTACCAATCAGTATCTGCGCTGGGGATCGAGTCCTCGTGGTGCCCAGACGCTGGCTTTAACCGCGAAGGTGCGTGCCCTGTTAGATGGCCGCTACAACGTGAGTTACGAAGACGTTCGGCGTGTTTACTTGCCGGCTATGCGTCATCGCGTGATCCTTAACTTCGAAGCCCAAGCTGAAGGGCTCGATACTGATCACGTCTTGCTCGAACTTTTAGAGAAGGTGCCCGAAAAGGCGGACGACGCGGTATTGGCATCCGTCGCCAAATAA
- a CDS encoding hybrid sensor histidine kinase/response regulator, which translates to MAAKPKILCLCDSNNDSIVVEELRQDFEVTEVNSPLRVIAKLRNDPYSGLFITTSHQEVASRISNLLENEHILDGMPDGVAMLDRENTIQWVNSCLQRWANRGDLVGQNFYAALNSPEILGPDYCPFHTAMTTGEASGSTLRTEDNRYFHVHAAPVLVPNSPPNNLIVTVRDVTDEVIQRQKLDAIHRAGMELADLTTEEIFNMEVSERIELLKSNILHYTKDLLSFDVIEIRLLDQRTGELVPLLSVGIDKEAAERELYAQSTNNGVTGFVASTGKSYLCEDTSKDPLYLEGFKGAKSSLTVPLLLHDQVIGSFNVESPEPRAFTNSDLQFLEIFCRDLAVALNTLELLVAQQANTAQASVEAIHSAVALPIDEILNDAVNVMQRYIGHDEEVVEKLKNIIQNSRDIKRVIQRVGEKMTPAKAVPASAKQEQRPLLKSARVLVADADESVRSAAHALLDRYGCDVETAHDGAEALCMVRAGLHSTGYDVIISDVHLPDMSGHQLMVQLGSIITPVPMILMTGFGYDPGHSIVKARQAGLLPNAVLYKPFRLDQLVETVERVMTAFASTPSP; encoded by the coding sequence TTGGCGGCGAAACCCAAAATCCTGTGCCTGTGCGATTCGAACAACGATTCCATTGTTGTTGAGGAACTTCGCCAGGATTTTGAAGTCACGGAAGTGAATAGCCCACTTCGCGTAATTGCCAAACTTCGAAATGACCCCTACAGCGGTTTGTTCATCACGACCTCGCATCAAGAGGTTGCAAGCCGTATCAGCAACTTGCTCGAGAACGAGCACATTCTAGATGGCATGCCGGATGGTGTTGCCATGCTCGACCGGGAAAACACCATTCAATGGGTGAATTCCTGTTTGCAGCGTTGGGCCAATCGAGGTGATTTGGTTGGCCAGAATTTCTACGCGGCACTCAACAGTCCCGAGATCCTTGGCCCCGACTATTGTCCTTTCCACACGGCCATGACCACCGGGGAGGCGAGCGGGTCGACGCTTCGCACGGAAGACAATCGTTACTTCCATGTACACGCGGCCCCAGTACTGGTACCAAACAGTCCGCCGAATAACCTCATCGTTACCGTCCGCGACGTTACCGATGAAGTCATTCAGCGACAAAAGCTAGATGCCATCCACCGAGCTGGGATGGAATTGGCCGACCTGACGACCGAAGAAATCTTCAATATGGAGGTTTCCGAACGGATCGAACTGCTCAAGAGCAATATCCTGCACTACACCAAGGATTTGCTCAGCTTCGACGTCATCGAAATCCGACTTCTGGATCAGCGTACCGGAGAACTCGTTCCGCTCCTTTCTGTCGGGATCGATAAGGAAGCAGCCGAACGTGAACTGTATGCTCAAAGCACCAACAACGGCGTGACCGGCTTTGTCGCGTCGACAGGCAAGAGCTATCTCTGCGAAGACACCAGCAAAGACCCGCTCTACCTGGAAGGCTTCAAAGGAGCGAAGAGCTCGCTGACCGTGCCACTTTTGCTGCACGACCAGGTCATTGGATCTTTCAACGTCGAAAGTCCGGAACCACGGGCCTTCACGAACAGTGACTTGCAGTTCCTCGAGATCTTCTGTCGCGACCTGGCCGTCGCACTGAATACGCTCGAGCTTCTTGTCGCCCAACAGGCGAATACGGCTCAAGCGAGCGTCGAAGCCATTCATAGTGCCGTCGCTTTGCCAATCGACGAAATCCTGAACGATGCCGTGAACGTCATGCAGCGTTACATCGGGCACGATGAGGAAGTGGTCGAGAAACTGAAGAACATCATTCAGAACAGTCGCGACATCAAACGCGTGATTCAACGCGTCGGCGAAAAGATGACGCCTGCCAAAGCTGTTCCTGCTTCGGCCAAGCAAGAGCAGCGACCACTGCTCAAATCGGCTCGCGTGCTGGTGGCAGATGCGGACGAATCGGTCCGAAGCGCCGCTCATGCCTTGCTGGATCGCTATGGTTGTGACGTAGAAACAGCCCACGATGGTGCAGAGGCACTTTGCATGGTCCGCGCAGGACTGCATTCCACGGGATACGATGTCATCATCAGTGACGTCCATCTGCCAGATATGTCGGGGCATCAGTTGATGGTCCAACTGGGCAGTATCATCACCCCCGTCCCGATGATCCTGATGACGGGATTTGGCTACGACCCTGGTCACTCGATCGTCAAGGCTCGCCAGGCAGGTCTTCTGCCCAACGCGGTTCTCTATAAGCCGTTCCGACTTGATCAGCTCGTCGAAACGGTGGAACGGGTCATGACCGCGTTCGCCAGTACCCCTTCGCCGTAA
- a CDS encoding DUF58 domain-containing protein: MAKTNIESDLLSPELLAQLERMELVSRKVFRGRMKGERRSKRKGTSVEFADFRPYVAGDDLRFIDWNMYARLDRLFLKMFLEEEDLHFYTLIDASTSMDFGTPSKLTYAKQLAAALGFVGLCRTDRVRIETLGTPMRRPGPILRGRHSVWRMLDYLNGIEPGENVPLLEGAKNFCLRNSGKGILVLVTDLMDKSGYEPALRFLSTQQMDVYVIQTLAPVELNPAEQIKGDLKLVDCEDGDIAEITVSRPLLDRYKRTLDAFVDGARTFCAKRGMAYMLANTDVSVSHLVSNYMRQRGLLR, from the coding sequence ATGGCGAAGACGAATATTGAATCCGATCTCCTCTCTCCCGAACTGCTGGCCCAGTTGGAACGCATGGAACTGGTCAGTCGTAAGGTGTTTCGGGGGCGAATGAAGGGGGAACGTCGTAGCAAACGCAAAGGAACGAGTGTCGAATTCGCGGACTTCCGCCCTTACGTTGCTGGCGACGACTTACGCTTCATCGACTGGAATATGTATGCCCGGCTTGATCGGCTGTTTCTCAAGATGTTCCTGGAAGAGGAAGATCTGCACTTCTACACGCTGATCGATGCCAGCACTTCGATGGACTTCGGCACTCCAAGTAAACTGACGTACGCCAAACAATTGGCTGCCGCGCTCGGTTTTGTTGGTTTGTGTCGAACAGATCGGGTCCGAATTGAAACGCTCGGAACTCCTATGCGGAGACCAGGTCCGATACTGCGTGGTCGTCATAGTGTCTGGCGAATGCTTGACTATTTGAACGGCATCGAGCCTGGCGAGAATGTGCCGCTATTGGAAGGCGCAAAGAACTTCTGCTTGCGAAACAGCGGCAAGGGAATTCTGGTTCTGGTGACCGACCTCATGGATAAGAGCGGCTATGAGCCAGCGCTCCGATTCCTTTCCACCCAGCAAATGGATGTGTATGTAATCCAGACGCTTGCTCCTGTGGAATTGAATCCCGCCGAGCAGATCAAAGGGGATCTGAAACTGGTCGATTGCGAAGATGGCGACATCGCTGAGATTACGGTGAGTCGTCCCCTTTTGGATCGCTACAAGCGAACGCTCGATGCGTTTGTCGACGGCGCGCGGACCTTCTGTGCTAAGCGTGGGATGGCATACATGTTGGCCAACACTGACGTCTCGGTGAGCCACCTCGTTTCCAATTACATGCGGCAACGGGGGCTTTTGCGATGA
- a CDS encoding vWA domain-containing protein, with product MTSFFINTLGPLGWTLLALVPPAIIALYFLKLRRQPLEVPSTFLWSRTIEDLHVNSLWQKMRQSLLLFLQLLFVLLLILAVLRPGMEGEQKLLGDRFVFLIDNSASMGTKDEKSGRTRLQEAKQRVQEMIDQMDSGDVGMVVTFSDRASVVQQFTDNQRVLAAKVSAIQPSEHTTNIMEALRVASGLANPGQSAFEEGDVQVADAKPATAYILSDGRFQTITDFSFGNLQPIYIPLGDEVSSNVGILAFSTQRNPEKDDELQVFCRIARFGPEPTEVTANLYFNNELLDVARIRLDNEDGTGGAQFDLGSLDVGKLRLEVEHDDVFPADNIAYAAINPPERAQVLVVTEGNNYLRFALATDQIRRIADVTLVTPDYLAGEDYPKEAASGRYDVIIYDDCVPETMPESNTVFFGQKPPVEGWVFQEAQVLPQIIDVAQSHPVMNFVNLGNVSIYKASPLEAPPGSTVLIESDQGAVMTIAPRKSFEDVVLGFAFLTSEDDKTFFNTEWTKRLSFPVFVKNLVEYLGGVRQGQGEFSIRPGENYAFRSSGFAKEVHIKPPSGRTRTIAPTADNLFSFGETDQLGTYEVREGSAKDVSRYFSVNIFDAQESEIQPKPEIETQWETIEGESAWLPMRREYWKWLVVIALLILLLEWYIYNRRVYV from the coding sequence ATGACCAGTTTCTTTATCAACACATTAGGTCCACTGGGCTGGACTCTTCTGGCCTTGGTCCCCCCGGCGATTATCGCGTTGTACTTCCTGAAGCTCAGGCGGCAACCGCTTGAGGTTCCCAGCACGTTCCTGTGGAGTCGTACGATCGAAGATCTCCACGTGAATAGCCTGTGGCAGAAGATGCGTCAAAGCTTGTTGCTGTTCTTGCAACTGCTATTCGTGTTACTGCTGATCCTGGCCGTACTGCGCCCCGGGATGGAAGGTGAGCAGAAGCTATTGGGGGACCGTTTTGTCTTTTTGATCGACAATTCGGCGAGCATGGGGACGAAGGATGAGAAGTCGGGGCGTACACGCTTGCAGGAGGCAAAACAACGCGTCCAGGAAATGATCGATCAGATGGATAGCGGCGATGTGGGGATGGTCGTGACCTTCTCTGACCGAGCCAGCGTTGTCCAGCAGTTCACTGATAATCAACGGGTACTGGCAGCTAAGGTTTCCGCGATCCAGCCGAGTGAACACACGACGAACATCATGGAAGCCCTGCGGGTCGCATCAGGTCTGGCGAATCCCGGTCAGTCGGCATTTGAAGAAGGGGACGTTCAGGTCGCCGATGCGAAACCAGCGACAGCGTACATCCTGAGTGATGGACGATTTCAAACGATCACGGACTTTTCGTTTGGTAACTTGCAGCCTATCTATATTCCCCTTGGAGATGAGGTTTCCTCCAACGTCGGCATCCTCGCGTTCAGCACCCAGCGCAATCCCGAGAAGGACGATGAACTTCAGGTATTCTGTCGCATTGCTCGGTTCGGTCCTGAACCGACCGAAGTAACGGCGAATCTCTACTTCAACAATGAACTGTTGGATGTCGCTCGAATTCGCTTGGATAATGAAGACGGTACAGGCGGCGCTCAATTCGACCTGGGAAGCCTCGACGTTGGAAAGCTACGTTTAGAGGTCGAGCACGACGATGTGTTCCCCGCAGACAATATCGCCTATGCCGCGATCAATCCGCCTGAGCGAGCCCAGGTTCTGGTAGTGACCGAGGGAAACAACTATCTGCGGTTCGCGTTAGCCACCGATCAGATTCGGCGTATTGCTGATGTAACGCTGGTGACGCCTGATTACCTGGCCGGAGAAGACTATCCCAAAGAAGCTGCCAGCGGTCGCTACGACGTCATCATCTACGACGACTGTGTGCCGGAGACCATGCCGGAATCCAATACCGTTTTCTTCGGCCAGAAGCCGCCTGTTGAAGGTTGGGTCTTCCAGGAAGCCCAGGTCTTGCCGCAAATCATTGACGTGGCGCAGAGTCATCCGGTGATGAATTTCGTGAACTTAGGGAACGTCTCGATCTACAAGGCTTCTCCGCTTGAGGCCCCGCCAGGCAGTACGGTCCTGATTGAATCGGACCAAGGTGCGGTGATGACCATTGCTCCGCGGAAGAGCTTTGAGGACGTAGTACTTGGGTTTGCCTTCCTGACATCCGAGGATGACAAGACGTTCTTCAATACCGAATGGACCAAGCGGCTTAGCTTTCCGGTGTTTGTAAAGAACCTGGTCGAGTATCTCGGTGGCGTGCGGCAAGGGCAGGGGGAATTCAGCATTCGACCTGGCGAAAACTATGCGTTCCGCTCAAGTGGGTTTGCCAAGGAGGTGCATATCAAGCCACCGTCCGGGCGTACGAGAACGATCGCACCGACCGCCGACAACTTGTTTAGCTTTGGCGAGACCGACCAACTAGGAACGTACGAAGTTCGCGAGGGTAGTGCGAAAGATGTTTCTCGGTACTTCTCAGTGAATATCTTCGATGCGCAAGAGAGTGAGATTCAACCCAAGCCAGAGATCGAAACGCAATGGGAAACCATCGAAGGGGAATCTGCTTGGTTGCCCATGCGGCGCGAGTACTGGAAGTGGCTGGTGGTGATCGCGCTGCTGATCTTGCTGCTGGAGTGGTATATCTACAATCGCCGCGTCTACGTCTGA